The following coding sequences are from one Culex quinquefasciatus strain JHB chromosome 1, VPISU_Cqui_1.0_pri_paternal, whole genome shotgun sequence window:
- the LOC6050810 gene encoding uncharacterized protein LOC6050810 isoform X1 translates to METMQIIGNFQLISAIWQEDLPKIKDLIDSGADINFVNLYNNNNTPLHDAVTSGNPEIVEMLLAAGASPTAKNDRNQDPVDLCSRLENKKREIIRAIFNHSKQTAEKMDIDQDFSTTTFYRRHGTTAVGQYYETKLLSMVLFRLLHDDQIKNFYLGNNLDEAGRFDDIVLRTINAGGKSQVYCLQTRHKPKSSTVKFEDIVNSHDLRGAFNLNKYLESFLQIRYMFSSTNEHAIFHGEYETTELELILFTPAMFIFPEDASCEYMVGCKIFQANKVGKNFRINCSDNITESFVGKSKEWHRNVISTILAKLVLLHEYDSKNLKESIEKLQKENVLSKFTDNAGSFNWLGLLQLYSNPQVMSISNKNVKQMCRDISKLLQEPLIPSHGEHVKLVKDFFGKLRIYSEQATEDELEEIIRRDIKAQHYENDYIVYSKSHDAVERWYKQTGLVSYLTDSLNIFKQIKSDIQIEQINSASLIRVGRSILKFRRIKVINTKWVKCYQRLQKENKFWFNIVSNSPFVCCAKLNLYFNWCNTEFKFIILDTTEIMSILEDFCKANPKCLIVAYLPNNEREHIKNIYQKVDKLIFITKGECGGDWISLRDEENDLLDIETQSQLELLETTVLFQGSLIALKTIMDDAPKELIDAVTLEKLVSGDKIIISHNNFLNSIDFFIDRVLISSTQVSKSITEIDDWVVIVAAEPGMGKSTLLSGLAMAVKKKSPATWIVRINLCEYSKLFYQWKQAKTTIDVDLAMNFLIKSACREENISSESFETKLFRWYCEQQKIYLLIDEFDDVSPDYTDIVLQLLIIYKYNFTTKLWVTTRKEKSQEVLEKSLRVDSYSLNPFTLEDSKCFLRKFWGKAFNSINDNQLYDNYIEQLFSVLSQYAETGQSDLVGIPFQTKMIALLYQPSFDEYFMSDNSCINSRCLNLNDLYKSFVRYKFEVVLMEEKNKIVPSRPMVIKHIEHYFKIFWERHQRAAFYALVNRKSIEGIFKESDMDFLQDECYFEQVGIISRVVDGMPIFVNQSFADFFAAQYIWEKYCYLQDEGFEKFVDNILINVVIKGGKVRIAEYLRGCRIDDCANIAMKASVLMKNLLNVFLEKTWLEFKKPTYSFILGIIEQSLAADSECYLKLRDTNVIHREKWSILFLKASECGYNLITRLVTDLEPGLTNITFNWLKGWTALHFAVNCCHYKIIHFLLDKSANINAITFDNGQSALHMAVEKGHLDIVKLLLRYEADVNISTTGTGVTPLHVAAQSGYFKIVELLLSKGVNVDCANIDNATALHLASENGHTETVELLLKNHANVDKKTIKNGSTALLLASKKGHTAVVELLLAYGADPNIKTDYWGFSPLYWAARNNSIEIVSLLEGKGAGIDTVTYFVGHTAMHIAILYGHTEIVEFLLAKGANIELATKVEGWTPLDLAIKYNAFKIITALKEAGAELRREVDTKGSFEIFGSLSGGKSILEGERSGIQEPRKAMKRKYLEPKSFIETFCKRPASPVLGQHYETKLLSMVLFRLLHVDQIKNFYLGNNLDEAGMFDDIVLRTIDAGGKSQVYCLQTRHKPKSSTVKFEDIVNSHDLRGAFNLNKYLESFLQIRYMFSSTNEHAIFHGEYETTELELILFTPAKFIFPEDASYEYMGGCKIFQANKVGKNFRINCSGNITESFVVKSKEWHRNVISTILAKLVLLHKYDSKNLKESIEKLQKENVLSKFTDNAGSFNWLGLLQLYSNPQVKSISNKNVKQMCRDISNLLQEPLIPSHGEHVKLVTDFFGKLRMYSEQATEDELEEIIRRDIKAQHYEKDSTVYNMLHNAVESWWKQTGKVPFLSKSSNIFKKVLFETKLKEIHEKNKKDILSSEIKINSTAFEMNPKWVNLFYGAEFKKELCINIFSSLPQLCCLNLLQYLEYYSFDFLVVTEKSHMQDIYISEFKPQHLIVLFLPSIDVDSIGDFSKKVKQLIFITKQECVGNWRSIKEETSILDLEIQCQDKLLDSEVEFQGYSIQLSVLMENVPLKLIDAVTLEHLINKEKFSISKNIVFNQDDIENYYIERCLRNKRYKTPILKKNHKEYERVIIVAAEAGMGKSTLLPGIAKEIKQMEKKSATWIVRINLCEHSKLFYQWKQANTAIDENLAMNFLIDAARCEQNTSYESFETKLFRWYCEHFKIYLLVDGFDKISPDYADIVLLLLQTYKHNFTTQLWVTTRTGKNQKGLEESLEVCAYFLEPFTEDEIKRYLWKYWSFKLNIKPEINDLFNDYIKEFLLRYSKLNDYRGHKLISVPLQIKMIGMIFENSVKTFCNSNGSQVEFYDPNIVTLYDKFLNNFPEIENISTQLAVWTLYKHAENYPKLIDPVDSLLQEIQPFVDKSGIITQVIDSKPIFVFETAEFLAAKFIWNKYSSPPLEEFESFAKDILTHFIKNDTVQVAFYLQEMALNKTKQSERAAAPIACNILDTLFETLPNSWDSFHKKSISFLLRIVDNSMLFDKDCSKKLHALLQNKPPNSLAILLLKASESGYTRLVKLANELGNDGINITFDWLNRWTALHFAAHRGHKNIVKYLIKKKDSKNAVTMDKGENVLHIAAKAGFRDIVSMLLDHKVDVHGTTADGETALHLASKLGHVEIVRSLIKHEAAIHSRTKYGFTPLHFATKHGHIKVVNYLLGNGANPNEITNDLGFTPLHWAAKNNFPEIAERLIVNGAHISSISILNDQTPLHIARSYGNSEIENLLLGYEANPLSKTN, encoded by the coding sequence ATGGAGACCATGCAAATTATTGGCAACTTTCAACTAATCAGTGCCATTTGGCAAGAAGATTTACCAAAAATTAAGGATCTAATCGATTCTGGCGCTGACATCAATTTTGTGAACCTgtacaataacaacaacactCCACTTCATGACGCAGTGACTTCTGGTAATCCAGAAATTGTCGAAATGTTGCTAGCTGCTGGAGCAAGCCCCACTGCAAAAAATGATAGGAATCAGGATCCAGTTGATTTGTGCTCACgtctggaaaacaaaaaaagggaaATCATTCGAGCAATTTTCAACCATTCCAAGCAAACTGCTGAAAAAATGGACATCGACCAGGATTTTTCCACTACAACCTTTTACAGACGACATGGAACGACAGCTGTAGGTCAGTACTATGAAACCAAGTTGTTGAGTATGGTTCTGTTCCGGTTACTTCATGATGATCAGATCAAGAACTTTTATCTTGGAAACAACCTTGACGAGGCCGGCAGGTTTGACGACATTGTCCTGAGAACCATCAACGCTGGAGGTAAATCGCAAGTTTATTGTCTTCAAACCAGACACAAACCAAAATCGTCAACGGTTAAGTTTGAAGACATCGTCAACTCACATGACCTTCGGGGagcttttaatttaaataaatatctaGAGAGCTTTCTGCAAATACGTTACATGTTTAGTTCAACTAATGAGCATGCAATATTTCATGGAGAATATGAAACAACTGAGCTGGAATTGATTCTATTCACCCCAGCTATGTTTATTTTTCCTGAAGATGCCTCCTGTGAATACATGGTCGGTTGTAAGATATTTCAGGCAAATAAGGTaggaaaaaacttcagaattaATTGCTCTGACAATATAACAGAATcctttgtaggaaaatcaaaagAATGGCACCGAAATGTTATTTCAACAATATTGGCTAAACTTGTATTGCTGCATGAGTACgactcaaaaaatttaaaagaatcaaTAGAGAAGCTTCAAAAAGAGAATGTTTTGAGTAAGTTCACTGACAATGCAGGCAGTTTCAATTGGTTAGGATTGCTACAACTGTACAGTAATCCCCAAGTCATGAGCATTTCTAACAAGAATGTAAAACAAATGTGCCGAGATATTTCTAAATTACTTCAAGAACCTCTCATTCCATCCCATGGGGAGCACGTTAAACttgtaaaagatttttttggcaAATTGAGAATTTACTCAGAGCAGGCAACTGAAGACGAACTGGAGGAAATTATAAGACGTGATATAAAGGCACAACATTATGAAAATGATTATATAGTGTATAGTAAGTCGCATGATGCTGTTGAAAGATGGTACAAACAAACTGGGCTAGTGTCATATCTAACAGActcattgaatattttcaaacagataaaAAGCGATATACAAATAGAACAAATCAATTCAGCTAGTTTAATTAGGGTAGGAAGAAGTATACTCAAATTTCGTAGAATAAAAGTTATCAACACAAAGTGGGTAAAATGTTATCAACGTTTGCAGAAAGAGAATAAATTTTGGTTTAATATAGTTAGTAACTCCCCTTTTGTTTGTTGTGCTAAGCTAAATTTGTATTTCAACTGGTGTAACACCGAGTTTAAATTCATAATATTAGATACCACAGAAATAATGTCTATCCTCGAAGATTTTTGCAAAGCTAATCCAAAATGCTTAATTGTTGCATATTTGCCTAACAATGAAAgggaacatatcaaaaatatttaccaaaaggttgacaaattgatttttattactAAAGGCGAATGCGGTGGTGATTGGATATCTTTAAGAGACGAAGAAAACGACTTGCTCGATATTGAAACACAAAGCCAGCTAGAGCTATTAGAAACCACTGTACTATTCCAAGGGTCCTTAATAGCCCTAAAAACGATAATGGATGACGCACCGAAGGAGCTCATAGACGCAGTTACATTAGAAAAACTCGTTAGTGGTGATAAAATAATCATATCACataataattttcttaattCTATCGATTTTTTCATTGACagagttttgataagtagtacTCAGGTCTCCAAATCGATTACAGAAATTGATGATTGGGTGGTCATAGTGGCGGCCGAACCGGGAATGGGAAAATCCACATTGTTGTCAGGACTTGCGATGGCTGTCAAAAAGAAAAGTCCTGCTACATGGATTGTGAGAATAAACCTTTGTGAATATTCGAAACTGTTTTATCAGTGGAAGCAAGCAAAAACAACAATTGATGTAGATTTGGCCATGAACTTCTTGATTAAATCTGCATGTCGTGAAGAAAACATTAGCTCTGAATCATTCGAAACCAAATTATTCCGATGGTACTGTGAGCAACAAAAAATTTACCTTTTAATTGACGAATTTGATGACGTGAGTCCTGATTACACTGACATTGTATTACAGTTGCTAATAATTTACAAATATAATTTTACTACTAAACTTTGGGTAACAACTCGTAAGGAAAAATCACAAGAAGTACTGGAAAAAAGTCTTCGAGTTGATTCATATTCTTTGAACCCATTTACTTTAGAGgattcaaaatgtttcttaAGGAAGTTTTGGGGTAAAGCTTTCAATAGTATTAATGATAACCAATTATATGACAATTATATTGAacaattgttttcagttttaaGCCAATATGCTGAAACCGGTCAATCAGACCTAGTTGGTATTCCATTCCAGACAAAAATGATTGCTCTTTTATACCAACCaagttttgatgaatatttcatGTCAGATAACAGTTGCATAAATTCACGATGCttgaatttaaatgatttatatAAAAGTTTTGTTCGATATAAATTTGAAGTAGTATTAATGGAGGAAAAGAACAAAATCGTTCCGAGTAGACCAATGGTTATAAAGCATAtcgaacattattttaaaatcttttgggAAAGACATCAAAGAGCTGCATTCTATGCTCTTGTCAATCGAAAATcaattgaaggaatttttaagGAATCCGACATGGATTTTTTGCAAGACGAATGTTATTTTGAACAAGTGGGAATTATTTCCCGTGTTGTTGATGGGATGCCAATATTTGTAAATCAaagttttgctgattttttcgcAGCGCAatatatttgggaaaaatactGTTATTTGCAGGACGaaggatttgaaaaatttgttgataatattttgataaatgttGTCATTAAAGGCGGTAAAGTCCGAATTGCAGAATATTTGCGAGGGTGTAGAATAGACGACTGCGCAAATATTGccatgaaagctagtgtgctaaTGAAAAACCTTCTTAATGTATTCTTAGAGAAGACATGGCTAGAATTTAAAAAACCTACCTATTCGTTTATTCTGGGAATCATAGAACAATCATTAGCAGCGGACAGTGAATGCTATCTGAAGCTTCGAGATACCAACGTTATACATAGAGAAAAGTGGAgtattctttttcttaaagcttcAGAGTGCGGATACAACTTAATTACCCGTCTGGTGACTGATTTGGAACCTGGTCTAACAAACATTACTTTTAATTGGTTAAAAGGCTGGACTGCACTTCACTTTGCAGTGAACTGTTGTCATTACAAAATTATACACTTCCTTTTAGACAAATCTGCTAACATCAACGCAATCACTTTTGATAATGGACAGAGTGCATTGCACATGGCAGTTGAAAAGGGACATTTAGATATTGTTAAACTTTTGTTGCGTTACGAAGCTGATGTAAATATCAGTACTACAGGTACTGGAGTCACCCCTTTGCACGTGGCAGCCCAATCAGGTTATTTTAAGATTGTTGAATTATTGCTGAGCAAAGGAGTTAATGTTGACTGTGCCAATATTGATAACGCAACTGCTCTACATTTAGCTTCCGAAAATGGTCATACAGAAACGGTGGAACTATTGTTAAAGAACCACGCGAATGTTGAcaagaaaacaattaaaaacggTTCTACGGCTTTGCTTTTGGCATCCAAGAAAGGTCATACAGCCGTTGTTGAACTTTTGTTAGCATATGGAGCGGACCCCAACATAAAAACAGATTATTGGGGATTTTCGCCACTATACTGGGCAGCACGTAATAATTCGATTGAAATAGTATCATTATTAGAAGGCAAGGGTGCTGGCATTGATACGGTTACTTATTTTGTTGGCCATACTGCGATGCATATTGCAATTTTATACGGACATACTGAAATTGTGGAGTTCCTGTTGGCAAAAGGTGCAAACATCGAATTAGCTACAAAAGTAGAAGGGTGGACACCATTAGACCTTGCCATTAAATATAACGCATTTAAAATTATCACAGCCTTGAAAGAAGCAGGGGCAGAGTTGAGGCGAGAAGTCGATACCAAAGgaagttttgagatttttggatCACTTTCGGGTGGAAAATCAATCCTTGAAGGAGAGAGATCAGGAATACAGGAACCAAGAAAGGCCATGAAACGTAAATACCTGGAACCTAAATCATTTATTGAAACTTTCTGTAAAAGACCAGCATCACCTGTCCTTGGTCAACATTATGAAACCAAGTTGTTGAGTATGGTTCTGTTCCGGTTACTTCATGTTGATCAGATCAAGAACTTTTATCTAGGAAACAACCTTGACGAGGCCGGCATGTTTGACGACATTGTCCTGAGAACCATCGACGCTGGAGGTAAATCGCAAGTTTATTGTCTTCAAACCAGACACAAACCAAAATCGTCAACGGTTAAGTTTGAAGACATCGTCAACTCACATGACCTTCGGGGagcttttaatttaaataaatatctaGAGAGCTTTCTGCAAATACGTTACATGTTTAGTTCAACTAATGAGCATGCAATATTTCATGGAGAATATGAAACAACTGAGCTGGAATTGATTCTATTCACCCCGGCTAAGTTTATTTTTCCTGAAGATGCCTCCTATGAATACATGGGCGGTTGTAAGATATTTCAGGCAAATAAGGTaggaaaaaacttcagaattaATTGTTCTGGCAACATAACAGAATCCTTTGTTGTAAAATCAAAAGAATGGCACCGAAATGTTATTTCAACAATATTGGCTAAACTTGTATTGCTGCATAAGTACgactccaaaaatttaaaagaatcaaTAGAGAAGCTACAAAAAGAGAATGTTTTGAGTAAGTTCACTGACAATGCAGGCAGTTTCAATTGGTTAGGATTGCTACAACTGTACAGTAATCCCCAAGTCAAAAGCATTTCTAACAAGAATGTAAAACAAATGTGCCGAGATATTTCAAATTTACTTCAAGAACCTCTCATTCCATCCCATGGGGAGCACGTTAAACTtgtaacagatttttttggcaaatTGAGAATGTACTCAGAGCAGGCAACTGAAGACGAACTGGAGGAAATTATAAGACGTGATATAAAGGCACAACATTATGAAAAAGATTCTACAGTTTATAACATGTTACATAATGCTGTTGAAAGTTGGTGGAAACAAACTGGTAAAGTTCCATTTTTGAGTAAGTCTtccaatatctttaaaaaagtcCTGTTTGAAACAAAGTTAAAGGAAATCCATGAGAAAAACAAGAAGGACATATTAAgtagtgaaattaaaattaattcaacTGCATTTGAAATGAATCCAAAATGGGTAAATCTTTTTTATGGTGCAGAGTTTAAAAAGGAACTTTGTATTAATATTTTCAGTAGCTTGCCACAACTTTGTTGTTTGAATCTTTTGCAATATCTCGAATattattcttttgattttttggtcgTTACAGAAAAATCTCACATGCAAGATATATATATTTCTGAATTTAAACCACAACActtgattgttttgtttttacctAGCATAGATGTTGATAGCATTGGAGATTTtagtaaaaaagtaaagcaaCTAATTTTTATTACTAAACAAGAATGTGTTGGAAATTGGAGATCAATCAAAGAAGAAACAAGCATACTCGACCTTGAAATTCAGTGTCAGGACAAACTTCTTGATAGCGAAGTTGAATTTCAGGGCTATTCCATACAATTATCAGTGCTAATGGAGAATGTTCCCCTAAAATTGATAGACGCAGTTACATTGGAACATCTCATTAATAAGGAGAAGTtttccatttctaaaaatattgtattcaaTCAAGATGATATTGAAAACTACTATATCGAAAGATGTTTGCGTAACAAACGTTACAAAACGcccatcttgaaaaaaaatcataaagaatATGAAAGGGTTATAATTGTTGCAGCAGAAGCGGGAATGGGAAAATCCACACTGTTGCCTGGCATTGCAAAAGAAATCAaacaaatggaaaaaaaatctgctacATGGATTGTGAGAATAAACCTTTGTGAACATTCAAAACTGTTTTATCAGTGGAAGCAAGCAAATACAgcaattgatgaaaatttggcCATGAACTTCTTGATTGACGCTGCACGATGTGAGCAAAACACTAGCTATGAATCATTCGAAACCAAATTGTTCCGATGGTATTGcgagcattttaaaatttatcttcTGGTCGACGGGTTTGATAAGATAAGTCCTGATTACGCTGACATTGTATTACTGTTGCTACAAACTTATAAGCATAACTTTACAACCCAACTTTGGGTGACTACTCGTActggcaaaaatcaaaaaggttTGGAGGAAAGCCTCGAAGTTTGTGCTTATTTCTTAGAACCATTCACAGAAGACGAAATTAAACGTTATTTGTGGAAATATTGGAGTTTCAAATTGAATATAAAACCAGAAATCAACGATTTGTTTAATGATTACATCAAAGAGTTTCTGTTAAGATATTCTAAATTGAATGATTACAGGGGGCATAAGCTGATAAGTGTACCACTGCAAATAAAAATGATTGGCATGATATTCGAAAACAGTGTTAAAACATTTTGTAATTCAAATGGTTCTCAAGTTGAATTTTATGACCCAAATATAGTAACTTTATATGACaagtttctgaataattttccaGAGATTGAAAATATAAGCACACAACTTGCCGTATGGACGTTGTACAAACATGCAGAAAATTACCCTAAATTGATTGATCCAGTGGATAGTTTGCTACAAGAAATACAGCCTTTTGTTGATAAATCTGGTATCATAACACAAGTTATTGATAGTAAGCCGATCTTTGTGTTTGAAACCGCCGAGTTCCTTGCAGCCAAATTTATCTGGAATAAATATTCATCACCACCACTTGAAGAATTTGAATCTTTCGCAAAAGACATTTTgacacattttatcaaaaatgacaCAGTTCAAGTAGCCTTTTACTTACAAGAAATGGCactgaataaaacaaaacagaGTGAACGTGCTGCTGCCCCCATAGCTTGTAATATTTTAGACACACTATTTGAAACTTTGCCCAACTCTTGGGATAGCTTCCATAAAAAGTCGATATCTTTCTTATTAAGAATAGTCGATAATTCCATGCTTTTTGACAAAGATTGCTCAAAAAAGCTTCATGCACTTCTTCAAAACAAACCCCCCAACAGTCTGGCCATTTTGCTCTTGAAAGCATCTGAAAGTGGTTACACCAGGCTTGTAAAGTTGGCGAATGAGTTAGGCAATGATGGAATAAATATCACATTTGATTGGTTAAACCGCTGGACTGCACTTCACTTTGCAGCACATCGTGGACataaaaacattgtaaaatatCTTATAAAGAAAAAAGATAGCAAGAACGCAGTCACTATGGATAAAGGGGAGAATGTGCTGCACATAGCGGCCAAAGCAGGTTTTAGAGATATTGTGTCCATGTTACTTGATCATAAGGTAGACGTTCATGGTACTACAGCTGATGGTGAAACTGCTTTGCATTTAGCTTCTAAACTTGGCCATGTAGAAATTGTAAGAAGTTTGATAAAGCATGAGGCTGCAATTCACTCCAGAACAAAATACGGATTCACACCTTTGCATTTTGCCACTAAACATGGACACATAAAAGTAGTCAATTACTTGCTGGGAAATGGTGCAAATCCAAACGAAATAACTAATGATTTGGGATTCACGCCCCTTCATTGGGCTGCAAAAAACAACTTCCCTGAAATAGCAGAGCGTCTAATAGTAAATGGTGCTCATATTAGCAGCATAAGTATATTAAATGATCAAACGCCATTACACATCGCTCGATCGTACGGAAatagtgaaattgaaaatctactTTTGGGATATGAAGCAAACccgttgtcaaagacaaactga